The Mercurialis annua linkage group LG8, ddMerAnnu1.2, whole genome shotgun sequence genome window below encodes:
- the LOC126662122 gene encoding cation/H(+) antiporter 15-like, producing MGIIFEGKPIKGAPSGGLAMVYPTICFSPYDEQMYGHRHGFFNGKMSIIQVFLLQIILAFVMTKFVYYCLRPLLRSKPVCYILGGIILGPSVLGRSKRYTDIVFPENEMLIFNTMVKIGITYYTFITAVKMDAAMSLKTSKTTWIMSTFCFFSRFIINRYFGEMLIANISGTVPCVVSDELSLTYFIVIAEAMKEHDLLTSELGQLAMSTAMLIEMTCWVPLVTRAVIFQLSCIDAIRVVLILVALALFGVYILRPMIIRIIEITPEGDLVNENYIYAMLLAALIMAMITDLLCGSLFPGVLILGLIIPDGPPLGAAIVEKAELMVMEFFMPFFYVMVGYHTDVSSIFHMDGFFPLMFLVGITHLSTFIGTMVGSIFCEIKLCNAALLGMVLNFKGVLDYETYGKCSVRKVQDNGVYTALILSSLFKTIIYNIVLDIWYKPKERLLNLAPEAQRFRTLQLASHIKELRVLACVHSQDNVRGIITILEASNPSEASPIFAYVIHAIELVGRAAPLLAQYNKKMQRIQSNSTYHIMRAFVNYSRNSRGPVSIRPFTMIAPYRTMHNIICNHARDKHIPLIIVPFQANQEGYSMESSQIRDFNIQLQLNASCTIGLFVDKGLNQRNLEQFSCNIAVIFLGGADDREALSLASRMSRNPDVSITLLRIPVRRIERSVNDFIENRLDELLVEEFMERNSDNACVVSREVVAENSFQLLALIRSLENDYDLVMVGKMPVKAQFVEEMRGWVEHQELGLIGDVLVSTDICKGKLSVLVFQHYVEGGESTPYQTSASESLSIEA from the exons ATGGGAATAATATTTGAAGGTAAACCAATCAAGGGCGCGCCAAGTGGTGGATTGGCAATGGTTTATCCTACGATTTGTTTTTCACCGTACGATGAACAAATGTACGGCCACCGTCATGGATTTTTTAATGGAAAGATGTCTATAATTCAAGTTTTCTTGTTACAAATTATTTTGGCTTTTGTTATGACCAAATTTGTTTACTATTGTCTTCGACCTCTGCTTCGATCAAAACCTGTTTGCTATATCTTG GGTGGTATAATTTTAGGACCATCTGTGCTTGGGCGAAGCAAGAGATACACGGACATAGTTTTTCCAGAAAATGAAATGTTGATATTTAATACAATGGTCAAAATTGGCATAACATACTATACTTTTATTACTGCTGTAAAAATGGATGCAGCCATGTCATTAAAAACTTCAAAAACTACTTGGATTATGAGTACATTTTGCTTCTTTAGTCGCTTCATAATCAATCGATATTTCGGTGAGATGCTTATAGCAAACATTAGCGGAACGGTACCTTGCGTCGTAAGTGATGAATTATCATTAACATACTTTATTGTTATTGCCGAGGCAATGAAAGAACATGATCTTTTAACTAGTGAATTAGGTCAACTTGCAATGTCTACGGCTATGTTAATTGAAATGACTTGTTGGGTTCCTCTTGTTACTAGAGCGGTAATTTTTCAGTTAAGTTGTATAGATGCAATTCGAGTTGTGCTTATACTAGTTGCTCTAGCACTTTTCGGAGTCTACATTTTGAGACCGATGATAATTCGAATTATCGAAATAACTCCGGAAGGAGATCTCGTAAATGAGAATTATATATATGCAATGCTCCTAGCGGCATTGATCATGGCAATGATAACAGATTTATTGTGCGGTTCTTTGTTTCCTGGAGTTCTAATTTTAGGGTTGATCATTCCAGACGGACCGCCCCTCGGTGCAGCTATAGTAGAGAAAGCTGAACTTATGGTTATGGAGTTCTTTATGCCTTTCTTCTATGTCATGGTTGGTTACCATACAGATGTGTCTTCTATATTCCACATGGATGGTTTTTTTCCTTTAATGTTCCTTGTAGGTATAACTCATTTAAGTACTTTCATCGGAACAATGGTGGGATCGATCTTTTGTGAAATAAAATTGTGTAATGCCGCATTGCTCGGTATGGTATTGAACTTCAAGGGTGTTCTTGATTATGAAACTTACGGCAAATGTTCTGTGAGAAAG GTTCAAGATAATGGCGTGTATACTGCACTAATATTGTCAAGCCTTTTTAAGACTATCATCTACAATATTGTATTGGACATTTGGTATAAACCTAAAGAAAGACTACTTAACTTGGCTCCTGAGGCACAACGTTTCAGAACACTCCAACTAGCGTCGCATATCAAAGAGCTACGTGTTCTTGCCTGCGTTCATTCTCAAGACAATGTCCGCGGCATTATTACTATATTAGAAGCCTCCAACCCAAGTGAAGCTAGCCCCATTTTCGCCTATGTGATTCATGCCATTGAGCTTGTCGGGCGAGCAGCTCCATTGCTAGCTCAATACAACAAGAAGATGCAGAGAATTCAATCTAATAGCACATATCACATTATGCGTGCCTTTGTGAATTATTCGCGTAACTCACGAGGTCCTGTCTCGATACGACCATTCACTATGATTGCTCCTTATAGAACTATGCACAACATCATTTGCAACCATGCTCGAGATAAACACATCCCTTTGATCATAGTTCCGTTCCAAGCAAATCAAGAAGGTTATAGTATGGAAAGCAGTCAAATTCGTGATTTTAATATTCAGCTTCAATTGAATGCATCTTGTACAATTGGGCTCTTCGTAGACAAAGGATTAAATCAACGGAATTTAGAGCAGTTCTCTTGCAACATTGCTGTTATTTTTCTAGGCGGGGCAGATGACCGTGAAGCTTTATCCCTAGCGTCAAGGATGTCGAGAAATCCTGACGTGAGTATAACATTGTTGAGAATTCCGGTGAGAAGAATCGAACGAAGTGTTAACGACTTCATCGAGAACCGATTAGATGAGCTACTGGTTGAAGAATTCATGGAGAGAAATTCTGATAATGCTTGTGTTGTTAGTCGCGAGGTGGTGGCCGAAAATAGCTTCCAACTATTAGCTCTAATTCGATCTCTAGAAAACGATTACGACCTAGTTATGGTGGGGAAAATGCCGGTAAAAGCACAATTTGTAGAAGAAATGAGAGGATGGGTAGAACATCAAGAGCTAGGGTTAATAGGAGATGTATTAGTTTCAACAGACATTTGTAAGGGTAAATTGTCTGTATTAGTATTCCAACATTATGTTGAAGGGGGTGAATCTACACCCTATCAAACCTCAGCAAGTGAATCATTATCAATTGAGGCTTGA
- the LOC126661250 gene encoding PRA1 family protein B3-like, which translates to MSAPTIPISNPQSQPQSQPPIATPALRVFLSRLSSSIRQGFSQRRPWSELIDRTALIRPDSVSDAVSRIRRNITYFKVNYITLLGFVLALSLLSHPFSLVVLLVLLGGWIFLYLFRPSDQPLVILGRTFSDRETLGILVVLTVVVVFLTSVGSLLISALMIGLAIVCAHGAFRVPEDLFLDDQEPVNSGFLSFLGGAASSAAAAAAPAVASRV; encoded by the coding sequence ATGTCGGCTCCGACAATTCCAATCTCGAATCCACAGTCGCAACCTCAATCTCAGCCACCAATAGCCACACCAGCACTCCGCGTGTTCCTCTCCCGTCTCTCATCCTCAATCCGCCAAGGCTTTTCCCAACGCCGTCCATGGTCCGAATTAATAGACCGAACAGCACTGATCCGACCCGATTCAGTATCTGACGCCGTTTCAAGGATCCGCCGTAACATAACCTACTTTAAAGTGAATTACATAACCTTACTCGGATTCGTACTCGCTCTCTCACTGTTATCTCATCCGTTCTCACTCGTTGTTCTTCTAGTGCTCCTCGGCGGTTGGATCTTCCTCTATTTATTTCGACCGTCGGATCAGCCGTTAGTGATTCTCGGTCGAACTTTCTCTGACCGTGAAACGCTAGGGATTCTTGTCGTTTTGACTGTCGTTGTTGTTTTCTTGACTAGCGTTGGATCTCTTTTGATCTCTGCTTTGATGATTGGATTAGCTATTGTTTGTGCTCACGGTGCTTTTAGAGTTCCTGAGGATCTGTTTTTGGACGATCAAGAACCGGTTAATTCCGGATTCTTGTCGTTCCTCGGCGGCGCCGCTTCCTCCGCTGCTGCCGCGGCGGCTCCTGCTGTTGCTTCGCGTGTTTGA